The proteins below come from a single Procambarus clarkii isolate CNS0578487 chromosome 54, FALCON_Pclarkii_2.0, whole genome shotgun sequence genomic window:
- the LOC138352683 gene encoding uncharacterized protein, producing MKLLVLVILAAAACASEIEKRDAEPSYVTSNYGSAYPAYSHRYHNGKRSAEPEPEPSYPIYSSGLRHGYDRHYYKRSAEPEPEPSYPLYYAPRHGYRRHFYKRSADPEPSYSVFSNYGYRPLNYYSQHYY from the exons ATGAAGCTCTTG GTGCTTGTGATCCTGGCGGCTGCCGCTTGCGCTTCTGAGATTGAGAAGCGAGATGCAGAGCCCAGTTACGTGACGAGCAATTACGGTAGTGCTTACCCAGCATACAGTCACCGTTACCACAATGGAAAGAGGTCTGCCGAGCCAGAGCCTGAACCATCATACCCAATTTATTCCTCCGGCCTTCGACATGGTTATGATCGTCATTACTACAAGAGGTCTGCCGAACCAGAGCCTGAACCATCGTATCCTCTCTACTACGCTCCCCGTCATGGTTATCGCCGACATTTCTACAAGAGGTCTGCAGATCCTGAACCATCCTACTCAGTCTTCTCTAATTATGGTTACCGGCCACTAAACTATTATAGTCAACACTATTACTAG
- the LOC138352684 gene encoding uncharacterized protein, producing MKLLVLVILAAAACASEIEKRDAEPSYVTSNYGSAYPAYSHRYHNGKRSAEPEPEPSYPIYSSGLRHGYDRHYYKRSAEPEPEPSYPLYYAPRHSYRRHFYKRSADPEPSYSVFSNYGYRPLNYYSQHYY from the exons ATGAAGCTCTTG GTGCTTGTGATCCTGGCGGCTGCCGCTTGCGCTTCTGAGATTGAGAAGCGAGATGCAGAGCCCAGTTACGTGACGAGCAATTACGGTAGTGCTTACCCAGCATACAGTCACCGTTACCACAATGGAAAGAGGTCTGCCGAGCCAGAGCCTGAACCATCATACCCAATTTATTCCTCCGGCCTTCGACATGGTTATGATCGTCATTACTACAAGAGGTCTGCCGAACCAGAGCCTGAACCATCGTATCCTCTCTACTACGCTCCCCGTCATAGTTATCGCCGACATTTCTACAAGAGGTCTGCAGATCCTGAACCATCCTACTCAGTCTTCTCTAATTATGGTTACCGGCCACTAAACTATTATAGTCAACACTATTACTAG